From a region of the Zingiber officinale cultivar Zhangliang chromosome 4B, Zo_v1.1, whole genome shotgun sequence genome:
- the LOC121975912 gene encoding uncharacterized protein LOC121975912 — protein MAMAVVEEQGEGTHPLLSPLPRRRNSFRLLPVLLFALALGVALFLLWPADPDLRVARLRFDGVHLSTSPSLCLNVSISLSVKVRNPNFFSLDYDSLVSTIGYRGRKLGSVTSEGGRVGARRVSYLDADLQLNGIRVIHDIFYLLEDYRRGSIPFETITEVQGKLRIFFIDVPVEGKFSCSLQVNAQNQTLLRQDCYIE, from the exons ATGGCCATGGCGGTCGTCGAAGAGCAAGGAGAAGGCACGCATCCCCTTCTCTCTCCTCTTCCTCGTCGGCGCAACTCCTTCCGCCTCCTCCCGGTGCTTCTCTTTGCCCTCGCCCTCGGCGTGGCCTTATTCCTCCTCTGGCCCGCCGATCCCGACCTCCGCGTCGCCCGCCTCCGCTTCGACGGCGTCCACCTCTCCACTTCCCCCTCCCTCTGCCTGAACGTCTCCATCAGCCTCTCCGTCAAGGTCCGCAACCCTAACTTCTTCTCCTTGGACTACGACTCTCTCGTCTCCACCATCGGCTACCGGGGACGGAAGCTTGGATCCGTGACGTCGGAGGGTGGGCGCGTCGGGGCGCGCCGGGTCTCGTACCTCGATGCCGACCTGCAGCTGAATGGGATCCGGGTGATTCACGACATCTTCTACTTGCTCGAGGATTATAGGAGGGGATCCATCCCCTTTGAAACTATAACGGAGGTGCAGGGCAAGTTGCGAATCTTCTTCATCGACGTCCCTGTTGAG GGTAAATTTTCTTGCTCACTTCAAGTGAATGCACAAAACCAGACTCTTCTTCGACAAGACTGCTACATTGAG TGA